From Camelina sativa cultivar DH55 chromosome 20, Cs, whole genome shotgun sequence, the proteins below share one genomic window:
- the LOC104772367 gene encoding basic 7S globulin 2-like, producing MGISKVPSVAPFKHCFDASTAGKKLTGPNVPVIEIGLPGRIGEVKWGFYGANTMVKVKETVMCLAFIDGGKKPKDLMVIGTHQVQDHMLEFDFSRTVLAFSESLLLQNTSCSTWPSQK from the coding sequence ATGGGAATATCTAAGGTTCCATCGGTGGCGCCGTTTAAACATTGTTTCGATGCAAGCACTGCCGGAAAGAAGTTGACGGGGCCTAACGTGCCGGTGATAGAGATTGGTTTGCCCGGGAGGATAGGGGAGGTGAAGTGGGGGTTCTACGGTGCGAATACCATGGTAAAAGTGAAGGAAACAGTGATGTGTTTGGCGTTTATCGACGGTGGCAAGAAACCGAAGGATTTGATGGTGATTGGGACGCATCAGGTTCAAGATCATATGCTCGAGTTCGATTTCAGTAGAACGGTTCTCGCTTTTAGTGAGTCACTCTTGCTTCAAAACACAAGCTGCTCCACTTGGCCTTCCCAAAAGTAG
- the LOC104770249 gene encoding aspartic proteinase nepenthesin-1-like, translated as MAAPINLLSLFIILTLQTSLAVGVNKPNPPAFLLSLIKDKATYLYYTNLNLGNNNHSPLTHSLAVDLGGGSSVLLRCNTAVKSTTYLPIRCNSARCKQAKLDSFCFNKTTTCGKYVSTSFTEHPLNTLLGIDSVSLPILKRNGVTKTVHSSLTLTCTNDANALKLKPEVVNGTIGLGKSLISLPSQLASMHKTPRKFALCLPSKPTGLGSLLIGEGSPYTNDVFKNLASTPLIVDRSSGRYFIDVNSIEIVGKNVPLDKKSRGNAMICTLAPFTILQTSTYKAMVREFVREAKLLRVAEPEVKPFEACFSSKGMESATAVPVIDLVVNGGAKWRINRWNSLVKVKRDVVCLAFLDGGVNMKTMEMVIGGFQMEDHLVEFDLEASKFTFSSSLLLRNTSCTQNMIL; from the coding sequence atGGCTGCTCCGATCAATTTGTTATCACTCTTTATCATCTTAACCCTACAAACCTCCCTCGCCGTCGGCGTCAACAAACCAAACCCACCGGCTTTTCTACTTTCCTTGATCAAAGACAAAGCCACGTATCTCTACTACACAAACCTCAACCTCGGTAACAACAATCACTCTCCTCTCACTCACAGCCTCGCCGTCGATCTCGGCGGTGGATCATCCGTTCTCCTCCGTTGCAACACCGCCGTAAAATCCACAACTTACCTCCCAATCCGCTGCAACTCCGCTAGATGCAAACAAGCAAAGCTAGACTCGTTCTGTTTCAACAAGACCACCACTTGTGGCAAATACGTTTCCACTTCCTTCACCGAGCATCCACTCAACACACTTCTCGGTATTGACTCCGTCTCTCTCCCCATCTTGAAACGTAACGGCGTCACTAAAACCGTCCACTCTTCGCTGACTTTGACTTGCACCAACGACGCTAACGCCTTGAAACTTAAGCCGGAGGTTGTTAACGGAACCATCGGTCTTGGAAAGTCCTTGATCTCACTTCCGTCACAGCTCGCGTCCATGCACAAAACCCCGCGAAAATTCGCTCTCTGTTTGCCCTCTAAACCAACCGGATTAGGGAGCCTTCTCATTGGAGAAGGCTCTCCTTACACTAACGATGTCTTCAAGAACTTAGCCTCAACTCCTCTGATTGTTGACAGATCGTCCGGTCGGTACTTCATTGACGTGAACTCCATCGAAATCGTTGGAAAGAACGTTCCTTTGGATAAGAAAAGCCGTGGAAACGCTATGATATGTACATTGGCTCCTTTTACCATCTTGCAGACTTCCACTTACAAGGCTATGGTTAGGGAATTCGTGAGAGAAGCTAAGCTGTTGAGAGTCGCAGAGCCAGAGGTGAAGCCTTTCGAGGCATGTTTCAGCTCCAAAGGGATGGAAAGTGCAACGGCGGTTCCGGTGATTGATTTGGTGGTGAACGGCGGAGCTAAGTGGAGGATCAATAGATGGAACTCGCTAGTGAAGGTGAAAAGAGATGTGGTTTGTTTAGCGTTTTTGGACGGAGGTGTGAATATGAAGACGATGGAGATGGTGATCGGAGGTTTTCAGATGGAAGATCATCTTGTGGAATTTGATCTCGAAGCTTCCAAGTTCACTTTCTCGTCTTCGCTTTTACTTCGCAATACTTCTTGTACCCAAAACATGATTTTGTAA
- the LOC104772365 gene encoding F-box/LRR-repeat protein At1g48400-like: MAGRDLISNLPDEILGKILSLLPTKVAASTSVLSKRWSKENLLLLVDTLCFDDSVVVYPSEEEETTGPHLFSDFVDKTLALLVTKTNSHINKLSLSSLCRLRHKEYYHCLNRWILTALEHPYLLGLHLYAPHTLFSGICIETKLFMSNTLVKLTLSGAYDLEAERVFLPALKSLSLLSTSIGHDYYSLLIHGCPVLEELYIRDGDCPDSSAGCGTDVESASIKRLVIFSILPYDQPAHRRIVFFEAPSLVYLDYSSYVSNQYEVAP, encoded by the coding sequence ATGGCGGGTAGAGATTTGATAAGCAATTTGCCAGATGAGATTCTTGGCAAAATCCTGTCTTTACTTCCGACAAAAGTGGCAGCTTCCACATCGGTTCTGTCCAAGAGGTGGAGCAAGGAGAATCTGCTGCTTCTTGTAGACACCCTTTGTTTTGATGACTCGGTGGTTGTGTATCCCagcgaggaagaagaaactacTGGTCCACATCTCTTCTCTGATTTCGTAGATAAAACACTTGCTCTTCTGGTCACCAAAACCAATTCTCACATCAACAAGTTATCTCTGTCGTCTCTGTGTCGTCTGCGCCACAAAGAATACTATCATTGTCTCAACCGTTGGATATTGACTGCATTGGAACACCCTTATTTATTGGGACTACACTTGTACGCACCTCACACTCTTTTTTCCGGTATTTGTATCGAAACCAAGTTGTTCATGAGTAACACACTCGTGAAGCTCACGTTATCTGGTGCATATGATCTTGAGGCCGAGCGTGTGTTTCTCCCAGCCCTCAAATCACTTTCTCTCTTATCAACTTCGATTGGTCATGACTACTACTCTCTCCTCATCCATGGCTGCCCTGTGCTCGAAGAATTATACATACGTGATGGTGATTGTCCCGACTCTTCTGCTGGTTGCGGTACGGACGTGGAGAGTGCATCCATCAAGCGACTTGTGATTTTTTCCATTCTTCCCTATGACCAACCGGCTCACCGCCGAATCGTTTTTTTCGAAGCACCAAGCCTTGTGTACCTTGACTATTCTAGCTATGTCTCCAACCAGTATGAGGTTGCTCCCTAA